One Cydia fagiglandana chromosome 11, ilCydFagi1.1, whole genome shotgun sequence genomic region harbors:
- the LOC134668893 gene encoding N-alpha-acetyltransferase 60 isoform X1, producing the protein MAGFSWYLSEGFQVIIEKSKEAKCSLQDVQLRFLCPDDLEEVRSLCREWFPIEYPQSWYEDITSSERFFALAAVYKSQIIGLIVAEIKPYLKLNAEDRGILSRWFASKDTLVAYILSLGVVRSYRRSGVATLLLDVLLSHLAGAAPQPPHDHRVKAIFLHVLTTNTEAIHFYEQKRFRLHSFLPYYYSIQGRNKDGFTYVYYVNGGHAPWGIYDYVKYVARAAWRGGGLYPWLWGKLQAALTIAWHRPAARKTPLVITP; encoded by the exons ATGGCTGGTTTCAGCTG GTACCTTTCTGAAGGCTTCCAAGTTATAATCGAGAAGTCAAAGGAAGCAAAATGCTCTTTACAAGATGTACAGTTGCGTTTCTTGTGCCCTGACGATTTAGAGGAA GTAAGGAGTTTGTGCAGAGAATGGTTCCCCATAGAGTACCCTCAGTCATGGTACGAAGACATCACTTCATCGGAGAGATTCTTTGCTCTCGCAGCAGTATACAAATCACAGATTATTGGTCTCATAGTGGCAGAAATTAAGCCATATTTGAAGCTTAACGCTGAAGACAGAGGAATATTATCAAGATGGTTTGCCTCTAAGGACACACTTGTTGCGTATATATTATCTTTAG GGGTGGTCCGGTCGTACCGGCGCTCCGGAGTGGCCACACTTCTGCTGGATGTGTTGCTGAGCCACCTGGCGGGCGCTGCTCCACAGCCGCCGCACGACCACCGCGTCAAGGCCATCTTCTTGCACGTGCTCACCACCAACACTGAGGCTATACACTTTTATGAACAAAAAAG ATTCCGTCTGCACTCCTTCCTTCCCTACTACTACTCGATCCAGGGCCGCAACAAGGACGGGTTCACGTACGTGTACTATGTAAACGGCGGTCACGCGCCGTGGGGCATCTACGACTACGTCAAGTACGTGGCGCGCGCGGCGTGGCGCGGCGGCGGGCTCTACCCCTGGCTGTGGGGCAAGCTGCAGGCCGCGCTCACTATCGCGTGGCACAG ACCCGCCGCGAGAAAAACGCCTTTAGTGATAACGCCATAG
- the LOC134668893 gene encoding N-alpha-acetyltransferase 60 isoform X2 has product MAGFSWYLSEGFQVIIEKSKEAKCSLQDVQLRFLCPDDLEEVRSLCREWFPIEYPQSWYEDITSSERFFALAAVYKSQIIGLIVAEIKPYLKLNAEDRGILSRWFASKDTLVAYILSLGVVRSYRRSGVATLLLDVLLSHLAGAAPQPPHDHRVKAIFLHVLTTNTEAIHFYEQKRFRLHSFLPYYYSIQGRNKDGFTYVYYVNGGHAPWGIYDYVKYVARAAWRGGGLYPWLWGKLQAALTIAWHRNAYRF; this is encoded by the exons ATGGCTGGTTTCAGCTG GTACCTTTCTGAAGGCTTCCAAGTTATAATCGAGAAGTCAAAGGAAGCAAAATGCTCTTTACAAGATGTACAGTTGCGTTTCTTGTGCCCTGACGATTTAGAGGAA GTAAGGAGTTTGTGCAGAGAATGGTTCCCCATAGAGTACCCTCAGTCATGGTACGAAGACATCACTTCATCGGAGAGATTCTTTGCTCTCGCAGCAGTATACAAATCACAGATTATTGGTCTCATAGTGGCAGAAATTAAGCCATATTTGAAGCTTAACGCTGAAGACAGAGGAATATTATCAAGATGGTTTGCCTCTAAGGACACACTTGTTGCGTATATATTATCTTTAG GGGTGGTCCGGTCGTACCGGCGCTCCGGAGTGGCCACACTTCTGCTGGATGTGTTGCTGAGCCACCTGGCGGGCGCTGCTCCACAGCCGCCGCACGACCACCGCGTCAAGGCCATCTTCTTGCACGTGCTCACCACCAACACTGAGGCTATACACTTTTATGAACAAAAAAG ATTCCGTCTGCACTCCTTCCTTCCCTACTACTACTCGATCCAGGGCCGCAACAAGGACGGGTTCACGTACGTGTACTATGTAAACGGCGGTCACGCGCCGTGGGGCATCTACGACTACGTCAAGTACGTGGCGCGCGCGGCGTGGCGCGGCGGCGGGCTCTACCCCTGGCTGTGGGGCAAGCTGCAGGCCGCGCTCACTATCGCGTGGCACAG GAATGCCTACAGATTTTAG